Within the Bacillus sp. FSL K6-3431 genome, the region AACAGAAACAAATATGGCCGATGCAATTGAAAAAGCATGTCCAAATGGCGTAGATGTTTATTTCGATAACGTTGGCGGCGAAATTTCAGATGCAGTTATGCAACACTTAAATAACTTTGCTCGTATCCCAGTTTGCGGTGCTATCTCAACATATAACAAAACAGAAGCTGATATCGGCCCACGTGTTCAAGGTAAACTCGTAAAAACACGCTCGCTTATAAAAGGCTTTCTTGTTGGAGATTACAGCAACCAGTCCACTGAAGGTGCTGAGCAGCTTGGAAAATGGTTAAGCGAAGGGAAACTACAATACGAAGAAACAATTATCGAAGGTTTTGAAAATATTCCTGAAGCATTTATTGGCTTGTTCAAAGGAACGAATAAAGGCAAGCTTCTTGTCAAAACAGATGACCCTGAAATAGGAAAATTGTAATCAGTATTGGAATAAAAATAGACCTAGCATTCGTTCAAATAAAGAAATAACCGTCAATCCCAAGGGGGAAGGACGGTTATTCAATTATTATCATAGATGATAGGCGATATGATTGAATGTTTTTAGCATTTATTCATTCTTTTTATCTATCGTTTCATTTATCTTTTTATTCCCCTCGTCGACGTATTCACTCCATTCCGCGTTTCCATTATCAACACTTTCTCCCCATGCCTGGTTTCCAGCGTCTACCGCATATCCCCATTTTGCATTTCCGTAATCAACAACTATGGAAAACATTTGAGAGGCAGGATGATCATAATCATCAAATCCTTTTTTCAGATAACTTTGTGCCTTTTTTAATCGTTCTTTTTCAAGATTGCTTTTTCTTTTCATACTTTCTTTTGTACTACTTGCTAACTTTTTCTTTTCTTGCTTGATTTCTAACGCCTGCGATTTTCCAGCTTCTTTCCATTCACGCCATTTTTTCTGTATCTCTTCGTATTGTACTCGCATATACTTTTTAAAATCACGTTCTGAATTTACATAAGTAAACTCTCCTTTACCAGCTGTCGCTACTTCTTTTAGTAGTTTCTGCCCTGCATCATCGACATCAAAACCGATGATGTTCACAACTGTTTCGATGTCATCAGCAACTAAAGCTTCCGCTGCTTTAACTGGGTCTCCATCACATGTTTCAATTCCATCACTTACAACATATACAACGACATCTTCCGTATTTTCCGGTATATCTTCCTTTACAGTTTCTAAAGCTAAGGCAATCGGAGTCCATCCTGCCGGTTTTACTTTATCAAGAGATTGCTGGAACTTTTGGTGATCAAAATTGGCATTGTAAAAGTTCTCCGAACTGCTACATGAAAGTTTTTTATCTGCATCAGAGCCTGAACCTTTATGACCATACACACGCATCGAAATCGTTGCATTTTCCGGCACTTGCTCGGCAAACTCCATGACAGCTGCTTTTGCGGCTTCCATTCTTGTCTTACTGCCTGATAACGCCTTCATACTCCCACTTGCATCAATTAAAATCGCATAATGCGCAGTTTTTAATGTTGGCGAATTTACTGTTTCATCAGGGCGATCCACATCGACATTAACGGTTGGATCAAAGTTCACTAGTGTTTCCATTTCTTCATGATAGTCCTCAGCAAGCAAATAAAGCATCTCATCCATATATTGCTCCTGTGTTAAATCATCTGGCAATTGTTCAAGTGCTTCGTTCACTTTTTCCTCATCGTACTGATCTCCACTATAAATGCCAGGATAACGTAATAATTGTTTTTCTATATCAGTAAATTCACGACCTGCATTTTCAATTTCATAAAACTTTACTTCCTTTGGTGTGTATTCGACTTCTGCTTCTTCATGTTCTGTTTGCTTGATATCTGCATCTACAGATTTAGACTTTGCTGGTAGCTCCTCTTTTGATGAACATGCAGTTAATAAAAATGTTAAAATGACTATTCCGTATAGCAACTTCTTCACAAATTGATCTCCTTTAACAGACAGAATAGCAACCATTATATACCAAATACATTCATCTAAAAAGGTACAAAATGACTATTTAACTTTCATCCTATATTTCTGCGTTAATACAATGCAAAATATGATTAGAATATGTTTTTTTAACTATTTATTTCTTAAACTAGGATATTGTGCTTCTATCGAAGGATCAATATTTTTTCCGTCACGATTTCATACTGCCAATCATCACCAAAATTATACATATACAAATTTATCCTTTTCAGTTAAAACAAGTCTGACAGTTTTTTATTTTTCCATCGAATGTCTCACACATAGAAAAGTTCCAAGCATGTTAATGTTTTAAACTAATCTCCATACCATCTACTTTCTACCCATCCCTCTTGTCCACCATAACGTATACAATTATAGCTTGGAGCACCTCGTGAAATGGATAAAAGGTCAAATCACAGTCAATCCGTCATCTTCTATAACCGATGGAACAACCTCACCTAAGGCAGGAATCTTTTCTCATGATGTAAGGGGAATAAGCGGGAAGTTGCTAATAGAAACTTTCATATTGACCAAAAAAATAAGATAAATGTGTAGGCGATGGTGGTACTGAATTGATCGCTGTATAATCCTAAAAGAAATAACCGCCCTCTAATATGAAAGAGTAACGGTTTTTTTGTACATGATTGAGTTCCTTAGGAAAAGAAAATATTCCTTATATTATTAAAAGCGAGATATATTAAAACGAGTAAACCCAATACTCCTATAATATTTTTCCATAAAGAGTTCCTCAATGAACCCATAATCTTTTTATCGTTCGCTACAACCAAAATGGCAATTGCAATAAATGGCACAACTATGATCGTAATTGCTTGTGCAAAAATAATCAGATTAACTGGTGCTTTTCCAAAAATAACACCAATGGACGATCCAAAAATCATAACAAGAATAATCGAAAGTTTAACTGGCATATTGGAAAGCTTATTGCCAAGACCAAGCCCGTCTGCAAGCATTGCCCCACCAATTGTTGCATTTCCTATCAATGAGGAAAATGAAGCTCCTAATAAACCGAGCATAAAAATAAAAGTAGACCACGAACCAAATAATGGAGTGAGAGCAAAACCCATTTCAGATGCATCATCAACAACTAGACCCTGTGGTCTTAAAATGGCGGAAGCAGCAATCATTATTAAAAATGATATGAATCCTAATATAAAAATACCAAGATATGATTCACGCATCCCCGATTTTGCGTCTTTGATTGTCCATCCTTTCTCCTTTACTAAATAGGATTGATAAATGGCACCCACAATCGAAAAACTAGTGGCAAATAACGCAATAACTAGCCCCATACTACCTGATGGAAGTGTTGGTACAAATCCAGATATAATTGAGCCAAAAGATGGTTTTACTAAAATTACGGTTACTAAAAAGGCCAGTAACATCGTCAAAACTAAGATCAACATAATTTTTTCAAGAATTGCATAAAATTGTTTTGTAAATAACAAAGCTATCCCTAATATAGTCATTAATATAATCCATAATGCTGAACTAGCTCCTGTGATCGATGAAACAGCAATTCCAGTACCGATCGCGTTCCCCGCCTGAAACGAAGCAGTCACAAGAAACGCGCCCACCCCAATCAAAACTCCTGCAAACTTACCCCAACGTTCTTTTACAACATCTATAAAACTATTTTCTGCTGCCAAACCAATGCGTGTACTCATTTCTGTAAATACCATCATAAATAATACAGCAAGTACTAATGCCCAAACAAGCTGTGTCCCGTAGATTGCTCCGATCTTCGATGAAAGTGTGATACTACCTGGCCCAAGCACTAATGCAGAAGTAATAAACGCTGGCCCTAAAAAACGTAAAAACCCTTTCTTTTCTTTACGAATACCACTTGTAACTGCATTCATTTTTGATTCCATCTAATCAACACCCCCTTAGATAGTTACATACTCTTATTCGCCTTCCTATCATAATATATGATAATTCAAATAGTTTACATGTCTTTTATAAGTCTTTAATTGCAGGTACAATTATCACTCCCCGTTCTAACATAGGAATGAACAGTAACATATAGTCTTAATAGTGACGTAATTACTCTGCACTAAATTCAATAGACATCATACTCTTTACTATCCTATTCATTATTTGTGTTTGCAAAGTCTCTAAACTATCTTTTCCAAAATTATTCAACAAGGGACTTATTCAGATTACCTTTCAACTTAAGCTTTGCTTCAAATTTCTCAGACTTTCGTATAGTAGCTCCCCTTTTTATAGTACTGATTCTAATCATTTATCTTACTGTACGAATAAGACTTAGATAAAAGATATTTGCTTTAACTTAGAAATTTCATTATTAGATATAACTTTATCCAGTAGGACGGACGATCTGGCCTCTTCATTCTTAATATCGAGTGCCTTTTTATCCCAAATCTAAGTACTAGAAGTTCCCATTATGGTTCATGTGCTTATTAAAAATCTTTTTTTGTTAGTTGTAAATATCCTATTGATCGGATTAACGTATTTATACCTTTATAAAGTTCGAAAATTAATCGGATTTCAATTATGTATTTAACAGGGGTTGCAAATGGGCATATGATGGGTATTTGGGAGGGGTAGCTGCGCAAAACAGCTTTATTTTTTTAGCCTTTTTAGAGCTGATCATTTTTCTTGTATTGTCCTGCTTATCCTCTCTGGAAAATATATAAAATGAGGAGATGAATGAAGATTGAACTTCTTCCTATACTTTATCCTCGCATTTAATAGTTTATTAGGATTGCTTTATTTGTATGATGATGTATAAAAATAGAAAGTTGCTAAGCCACCACTATGTAATGATTATGGCCATGTGTAGTTAAAAAAGCGATTCCACATGAAAACAAGCACCGAAGATCTTCCTGTTGTACTTGTAGGTTGCGATGAAGCTCTTGGAAATATTAGCGGGACAGTTGAGCGCATCTACACTTTAGTAGATCAGAGCTATCATGATTTAATAGAGGAAGCAAAGTCCGAAGCAATTCAGGCAGCTATTGATTCAGGAGCAAATCCAGCCAAAATTAAAATCATCAAACTAGAGGACTTTCCGCTCGCCTACTTACCTGGAAACGCAGCCTGAGTCAGTATCAATACGGTTGGACCACTTGCACTTTAAGGAAATCAAAAATCTTCAGTGCTTGCCCGTAACCCTTGTAATGGATATAATATGAGGCGGCTTTATGAAAACATAAAAAATTACGGTTGAATCAACTAGCGTATTCAATACATAGTTGACTCGACCGTCCGTTTACTTTTTATATAAATGGAATCTGTTACACTGCGGCTGATAATTCCATTTCAGAATGCTAGCCGACTACAGTTATTAATGACTTTTTCTAACCTAAGAGCCCTGCATCCGTTCGACATCAATACTGATTATATCTTTTCGAACCTCATCACATGGGTCGTTTCAGATGTAGTGTCGTCCAATTCGAAACCATTCGATCGATAAAACGCATCTGCCTTCGAAGATTCTGTTCTAACTGTCAGTTCATTAAAATAGGTACGTGAATGGTCGATGATTTCTTTAAGTAGAAGTGATCCAGCACCTTGACGGCGGGCTTCCGATAATACATAAAACCTTCGTAAGCGCGCAACTTGTGTAACATCAGAAAAAGGAGATTGGTTGACTCCACCGATTGCAATAACATTCTCATCTACATTTCGAATACAGAATAGCGCTTCACCTGGCATACTAAACGTATTCTTACCATCCTTATATTCATCCACTAAACGTGACAAAAAACGATACCCTTCTAATTCACTTTCCTCTAGTAACTTTTCAATATCGATTATTTGCAAATCATTGACCCGTTCGACTGAAAATCCCATCCATGTTCCCCCCATCAATTAATTGCTAGTGACTATACATTCTATTTCAACAGATACGCTAGAAAAGCCTGCATTAATAATCTAACAATTAAAAATAACTCAAAGAGGTGTGATTCTAGTCCACTTTCTGTTTATTAATCTTTATGCAATGATATAACTAAATTTTATTCTATTCGCCTACAAACTCAAGGATAGCTTCAATAACGGAATTTTCCCAATGAAAGGAACTAAAAGTGTGATCGCCCCCTTCAATTGGATGAAGCCTTGCTTGTTTTCCATAGCATTGTTCAATATAAAGCTTGGAAACATTAAATGAAACAGTCGGATCTTCTGTACCGTGTATGAGCAATACCTTCCCTTTATACTTAGCAGCCTGCTGCCATACATCAATAGTTTTTACATCTTCAAGGAACGCTTTTCCAACAAGATTACCTCCATAATCATACGCATTATGGCTTGCAATAAAAGGAACAGAATGGATCGATGGTTCCAGTGTTTTCCCCATAGTCCCAGCAGGAGCCATTAAAATTAATCTCTTAATCTCGTTATCCAGTTTACCTGCAAGTAGACTCGCAACAAGCCCACCCATACTGAGACCAAGTATAATAATCTTGTTTTCATCAATTTGTGGATGTGATTTTACATACTTGAAAATCGACTCTGCCTCGTTAAGTTCCCTTGTCACTGTCATATCTTCAAAATCGCCATCGCTTTCACCGCTACCAAGAAAATCAAAACGAAAACTTGCGATCCCCTTCGTTTCCAACTCCCTCGAGATTTTCAAAAATAGGCGATGTGGCTCAAGCTTCGTTCCAGTAAATCCGTGGAAAAGAATCACAGCAGGCAGTTTTTCACCAGTAGGTATATGCTCCATACCGCGGAGTTCAAGACCTTTATGAGTAATCGATACGGCTCTTTGCATAGATAACATCCTCCATAATCTTTTTATGTATTGTTAATATTTTAACATTTCATAGTAAAATACGGTAATGAATAGGGTTGCAAATACTTTTTACTTTTTATTTCTTTCAACAAAAAATACCCCTCTCTAGTAAATTTAATACTTACTAAAAAAGAGTATTAGGATATGTTGAAGTTTATACCATAACGCTTGTACGCTCAAAAAGATGATCTCCCGTTTCTTAACGGTCACTTTTCCCTACATTAGCCTATCAAAAATAATTTTTAAAAATTGAAAATGAGCGTTACTTACTCCATAAAGTGAAACTTCCATCAGTGGGGGTTTTATTCATCCCCCACTTATCCTTCTTCGATTTCTCTAAATCTTGAAGTGAGAGTTTTACTGCCCGTTAATGCTGATTTCCACTGTCAACTTTCCTTCCATACATCCGACTCATCTCCTAATTAAATCCAAGAAGATCTTTTTAACATAGTTAAACATGAAAAGTTTTCCATAACTGGATTCTTAAACGAATCGCTTTTTTCTGGATCCTTATCTTATTATTTTTATTCCTGACTTTTCAACTCTTCTACAATCACCCTATACTCTTCTCCCATTTCCCGAATATAGGTAACTGCGTCTTTGTCTGAAGCCAAAAACTCAGTCGCTTTTGTTCCTACAAATTCGATAAAAGGCTCATCGTACTTTGAGTATGGTGCCAACTCAGCTAATGTTTGAATAAATGGTGCCTTTGTATTATAGGTTTGATCCAAGCCATCTGTACCCATAGCTGTAAATTGCTCGATAGCAGCCTCATTATTAATGGTTGGTGGACTTCCAGCGCGCGACAATTCAGTCTGTCCCTTCTCCGAGGCTAGGTAAGCAATCACCGACCACGCGGCATCTTTATGTTCGCTATGTTTCGTTATATTTAACGATAATGCTCCATAAGTTGGAGCATTATCAGGATTATCTTCCCATGTCGGGACTGTGACCATATCGAAATCAAACCCATCAACACGAAGTAGCAGCTCAAACCACGGCGCGTTAAGTACCGACATTGCTATGTTTTGGGGACCATCATGAAAACCGTCTAGTTCATCTCCTGTGTTAACCAATCCAGGAATGGTTCGGTATTGGTCGAGCAAATCGAAGAACTTTTTAGTATCCGGATTATCCGCAAACAAAATCTCTCCTGTCTCTGAATCTGTGCCTTGCACACCTAATTGCATGAAAGGAACACTGGTTGGATCAATGGCTAATCCTCTGTATTGCACACCGTCACGTTCCACAGTCAATCGCTTGGCTAAATCTAGCACCTCATCCCAAGTCATGCCGTCCTCAGGATATGGTAAACCAAACTTATCAAAAATCTCCTTATTATAGAACATCGTTCTAACGCTATTTTCTATTGGTAGTCCGTACAAGTACTCCTTACCAAGAGGATCAACAGAGCGTAAGTTTTTGATAATATTTCCTTGGTAGATACCTAAATCGAAGTTTTTCTTTTCAATATACTCTTCGATTGGCTCTAGAAAATCAAGATTTTCCACAAGTTCTTTGGTTGGCCTCCCAATATGAATATCAGGCATTTCTCCCTTAGCAAACAGTTCTTGTAATTGTTCAGAACCATCACCGCCACTTATTAATTCCAAGGTTATATTCGGAAATTCGGCTTCTACTTGTTCCTTATACCGGATCCGAAATGTTTCCTCATCAATCCAGATCAACATTTTCAATGTGACCGGATCTCCATCATAAGCCCATACTTCTTTAGTTGTTGTCTCTGAATTATCCCGGGTTTGTTCTTGTTGTTTATCTATTTTTTCTTCTCCGCCTGTTTTATTATTTGATGAGCACCCTACAATTAAAGGGATGCTTAGGGTTAGCAACAATACAAACATATACCACTTTTTCGAATTAACTTTCAATACCTTCATCTCCTCAGACGGTCATACTGCATTAATAAATGCCAGACCTAGCAGAATCATTCATTTACAGAAGGACTTAAAATTCCACAGTAATACCTACACAATCTATACCTGACGTCGATGATACTGATTGCTAAACAATAGGTGGCTAAAAACTCGCATACCTTGCCAATATTCCATCATGTTGAAGATTAATAATGATAGGGTTCATACTATTAGCAAAAATCTATTGGAACCAATTTCAAATTGCAAGACACATAGTCCTTTATTAATACCACTTTGTCATTCGCTAGAGTTATTGCCCCTGCTATTTAAGATAGAGTATACATAGTAAACTTAGCTGCGAATCATGTGCCAACTCAACTTATTTCTTTACATTATTGGTTATCTCTACATGTAATAAAGTGTCAGATTTTAAATGAGCAGAATAATCACCCTCACACCATTCTACAAACCTAGTTTATAAACGCTTGTTTTCAAAGAATACTTACTCCATTCAATAATCTCTCGTGTCAAAACTCTCATCTTCATTTATATTTTATTAACATACCATTGTATGCAGCCGTAATTCCAAATGGTTCTAGTAACTCTACTAATTATCATGAGTAAGCTTTGTTTTATGTGAGAAATGAGTAGCAATGAATGTAGCCATTTTGTTTAAACTATTTCTTTCTATAAGAATTTCCTTTATTTCTTTTACCGCCTCAATATCTAGGTGATTCTTTCTTCCAGGTATTAGCCCCTGTGTGCAGTCTAGGATAACTAGGTCTAATTTTTTATTACCAATCCAGTTCCATGTTTGTTGTGGAAACCATCCTGTGTCATGTCCATACAAAATCTTCTTATTTCCTTTTCGATGTAAAATATAAAACATGTTTCATATGGGTCATGATCCGCTAACAATGGGGGTAACATTAAAATCGCCAACTTGAATAGAGACGAATGGCTTAACATGATGATACTTAAAAGAATCCTTTGAGAATTGAATGGTATCCCTACATTTTGAGATAACAACATCATTTCCATAAATATTTAATGGATACGTAATATTATGGAAAAAAACGGGAGACCGCATTGTAAGATCATCTGGATGGAAGTGATCATGATGGGTATGTGTGAATAGTATATTTTCAATGTTCCCTAATTCGAGCTCATTGGTTATCATAGATGCA harbors:
- a CDS encoding vWA domain-containing protein — translated: MKKLLYGIVILTFLLTACSSKEELPAKSKSVDADIKQTEHEEAEVEYTPKEVKFYEIENAGREFTDIEKQLLRYPGIYSGDQYDEEKVNEALEQLPDDLTQEQYMDEMLYLLAEDYHEEMETLVNFDPTVNVDVDRPDETVNSPTLKTAHYAILIDASGSMKALSGSKTRMEAAKAAVMEFAEQVPENATISMRVYGHKGSGSDADKKLSCSSSENFYNANFDHQKFQQSLDKVKPAGWTPIALALETVKEDIPENTEDVVVYVVSDGIETCDGDPVKAAEALVADDIETVVNIIGFDVDDAGQKLLKEVATAGKGEFTYVNSERDFKKYMRVQYEEIQKKWREWKEAGKSQALEIKQEKKKLASSTKESMKRKSNLEKERLKKAQSYLKKGFDDYDHPASQMFSIVVDYGNAKWGYAVDAGNQAWGESVDNGNAEWSEYVDEGNKKINETIDKKNE
- a CDS encoding Nramp family divalent metal transporter yields the protein MESKMNAVTSGIRKEKKGFLRFLGPAFITSALVLGPGSITLSSKIGAIYGTQLVWALVLAVLFMMVFTEMSTRIGLAAENSFIDVVKERWGKFAGVLIGVGAFLVTASFQAGNAIGTGIAVSSITGASSALWIILMTILGIALLFTKQFYAILEKIMLILVLTMLLAFLVTVILVKPSFGSIISGFVPTLPSGSMGLVIALFATSFSIVGAIYQSYLVKEKGWTIKDAKSGMRESYLGIFILGFISFLIMIAASAILRPQGLVVDDASEMGFALTPLFGSWSTFIFMLGLLGASFSSLIGNATIGGAMLADGLGLGNKLSNMPVKLSIILVMIFGSSIGVIFGKAPVNLIIFAQAITIIVVPFIAIAILVVANDKKIMGSLRNSLWKNIIGVLGLLVLIYLAFNNIRNIFFS
- a CDS encoding GNAT family N-acetyltransferase gives rise to the protein MGFSVERVNDLQIIDIEKLLEESELEGYRFLSRLVDEYKDGKNTFSMPGEALFCIRNVDENVIAIGGVNQSPFSDVTQVARLRRFYVLSEARRQGAGSLLLKEIIDHSRTYFNELTVRTESSKADAFYRSNGFELDDTTSETTHVMRFEKI
- a CDS encoding alpha/beta hydrolase family protein; its protein translation is MQRAVSITHKGLELRGMEHIPTGEKLPAVILFHGFTGTKLEPHRLFLKISRELETKGIASFRFDFLGSGESDGDFEDMTVTRELNEAESIFKYVKSHPQIDENKIIILGLSMGGLVASLLAGKLDNEIKRLILMAPAGTMGKTLEPSIHSVPFIASHNAYDYGGNLVGKAFLEDVKTIDVWQQAAKYKGKVLLIHGTEDPTVSFNVSKLYIEQCYGKQARLHPIEGGDHTFSSFHWENSVIEAILEFVGE
- a CDS encoding ABC transporter substrate-binding protein gives rise to the protein MKVNSKKWYMFVLLLTLSIPLIVGCSSNNKTGGEEKIDKQQEQTRDNSETTTKEVWAYDGDPVTLKMLIWIDEETFRIRYKEQVEAEFPNITLELISGGDGSEQLQELFAKGEMPDIHIGRPTKELVENLDFLEPIEEYIEKKNFDLGIYQGNIIKNLRSVDPLGKEYLYGLPIENSVRTMFYNKEIFDKFGLPYPEDGMTWDEVLDLAKRLTVERDGVQYRGLAIDPTSVPFMQLGVQGTDSETGEILFADNPDTKKFFDLLDQYRTIPGLVNTGDELDGFHDGPQNIAMSVLNAPWFELLLRVDGFDFDMVTVPTWEDNPDNAPTYGALSLNITKHSEHKDAAWSVIAYLASEKGQTELSRAGSPPTINNEAAIEQFTAMGTDGLDQTYNTKAPFIQTLAELAPYSKYDEPFIEFVGTKATEFLASDKDAVTYIREMGEEYRVIVEELKSQE